GCTCTATGGCGGCCCGCCGGTGACGGCGATGCTGATCCAGAACACCAATCCCATGAACGTCGCGCCCGAACAGCGGCTGGTGCGCCAGGGGCTCCTGCGCGAGGACCTGTTCACCTGCGTGCACGAGCAATTCATGACCGACACGGCCAAGTTGGCCGACGTGGTGCTGCCGGCCACCATGTTTTTGGAGCATGACGACGTCTACAAGGGCGGCGGCAACCAGCACATCACGCTGGGTCCGAAGCTGATCGAGCCGCCGGTCGGCCCGCGCACCAACCATTATGTCATCGAGGAATTGGCCAAGCGTCTGGGCGTTTCGCACCTGCCGGGCTTCGGCCTGACCGAGAAGGAACACATCAACGCGCTGCTCAAGAACCGCGACCTCGATTTCGACACGCTGCGCGAACAGCGCTGGGCCGACATGCAGCCGGATTTCGAGACCGCGCATTTCCTGAAAGGTTTTGGCCATCCCGACGGCAAGTTCCGCTTCAAGCCGCAATGGAACGGCGGCGCGGCACCCAACAAGCCGCCGAAGAGCATGGGCATTTTCGGCCCGGTCGAACAGCTGCCGGAATTCCCCGACCATGTCGACCTGATCGAGGTGGCGGATGCCGAGCATCCGTTCCGCCTGGCGACCTCGCCGGCGCGCAATTACCTGAATTCCAGCTTCGCCGAGACGCCGGTGTCGCAGGCCAAGGAAGTTCGGCCGGAGCTTCTGATCCATCCTGACGATGCCGAGGTGCTCGGACTTGCCGAAGGCGCGCGCGTCGAGGTCGGCAACCGGCGCGGCGAGGTAGTGCTGCATACGAAGTTCTTCGCCGGGTTGAAGCGTGGCGTCGTCATCGCCGAGGGCATCTGGCCGAATTCGGCGCATGAGCGCGGCGAGGGCATCAACGTGCTGACCGGCTCTGACGCGCCTGCGCCCTATGGCGGCGCGGCCGTTCACGACAACAAGGTCTGGGTGCGGGCGACTTAAGGCGCGGCACGAACCCGGCTTCGGTCGCAAGTTCAAAAAGATCGGGCGCCATCCACGGATGACGCCCGATCTCGTTCCAGGCGGAGCGTTTAGGCGGCGAGCGCGGCGCCGGTGTCGCGCAGCACGTCTTCCAGCGGGACCAGCCCCTTCATCGCGCCGCTGCCGATGGCCGGCTTGCCGTCCTCGATCGCCACGGCGAAGCGGAAGGCGGGATCGGCCTCGATCCGCTGGCGCAGCGCCAGGATGCGCGGATAGTCACGCGGGTCGATCGCCTTGTGGAACTCCACCCAGCGCGCCACGCCGGCAAACACCGCATCGGCAAGAGTCGGCTTGTCGCCGAGCAGATACGGGCTGTCGCCGATCATCGCCTCGAGCTGCTCGTGGCGCTTGGCGACGAAGCTGCGGCCGAATTTGCGTAGCGTCTCGCGCTCTTCCTCGGAGGCGTCGTCCGCCTCCAGCGCCACCCACATGGAGAAGAACGCGCCGGTGAAGCCGGTGTTGAGGAAGGCGATGTACTGGTGCATGCGGTCAGCTTCCGGCGTGCCGGGTTCGAAGCTGATGCGGCGCTCGGTGTCGCGCGCCTCCAGCCACAGCGCGATCGCCATGGTCTCGGTCAGCACGCGGCCCTCATCGGTGATCAGCACAGGCGTTTCCACCCGGCCGTTCAGGCGCTTGTAGGGGGCCTCGCGCATCTCGCCCAGCATGTCCACGCGGGTCAGGCGGTAGGGCTGGCCGAGCCATTCGAAGGCGGCGACGAGCCCGGCGGACGAGCCGAGCGGAAAGCCGGAGGTGAAGATCGGTTCGGAAATCGGTTTCATTTTGGTTCTCCGTTGTTGATGCAACGGATATAGATTCGTGGACTTTTGCCCGGTAGACTGACGAATTGAAACCCAATGTCTGCATGCGGAGACTTTGATGCTGAACCTCAACGATCTCCAGTTCTTTACCCAGGCGGTCGATAGCGGCGGCTTCGCATCCGCGGCCCGGCGCCTTGGCTTTCCGAAATCGACGATCAGCAAGCGGGTGGCCGCGCTGGAGGCGACACTCGGGGTGCAACTGATCCACCGCACGTCGCGCAATTTCACGCTGACCGATGTCGGACGCGACGTCTACGATCATGCCCGCGCCGCGATGATCGAGGCGGAAGCGGCCGAGGCCGTCGTGCATCGGCGCCTGGCGGAACCGAGCGGCATTGTGCGGATCACGACATCGGTACCGACCGCCCAGTTCCGGCTGGCGCCGCGCTTGCCGCTGCTTGCGCGCCAATATCCGAAGCTGCGTGTCCAGCTTCATGTCACCGATCGTTTCGTCGATCTGGTGCAGGACGGTTTCGACATCGCGGTCCGCAGCCATTTCGGGCCGCTGCCGGATTCCGATCTCGTCCATCGGCGCATGGGCAAGGAGAAGATCACGCTGGTCGCGGCGCCGTCCTATATCGCGGAGCGCGGCGAGCCTGCGACGCCCGAGGCCCTGAGCGACCATGAAGGATTGTTCAACAACATGACGATCAAGGCCTGGCGCCTCAGCGACGCGGAGGGGCGCACGGTTGAGGTCACCCCGCAGCCGCGCCTCTATGCGGACGAATCCGTACCGCTGTTGATGGCGGCGGAAGCGGGGCTGGGCGTCGTCTGCCTGCCGGAAATGATCTCGGCGCAGGCGCGGCGGCAAGGACGGTTGGTGCGGGTATTGCCGGGGTGGACCGCAGGCAGCGTCATCACCTCGATCCTGACGCCGCAAAAGCGCGGACAGCTTCCCGCCGTGCGCGCAGTGATCGATTTCCTGCTGCAGAAGGAGACGGTCGATACCTATGCGGCGGGATGGATGCATGGTTGATCGAAGCGCATCCGCGCGAGCCCGTGTCTTCCAATCGTTGCCAATATCGGTCTAGCGTGGGCCCGGATGCGATTTGGAGATTGCGATGAGCGGCGACCACCAGCACGGCGATCTTGAGACGACACCGGCCTCGCGACTGTGGATGGCGCTCGGGCTGACCGGCACCTTCCTGATCGTCGAGATCGTCGGCGGCATCGTTACCGGCAGCCTGGCGCTGATTTCCGACGCCATGCACATGCTGACCGACGCCATGGCCCTTGCCATCGCGTTGCTTGCCATTCGCATCGGCCGCCGGCAGGCGGATTTGCTGCGCACCTACGGCTACGCCCGCTTCGAGATACTGGCAGCGGCCTTCAACGCCATGCTGTTGCTGGCGGTGGCGTTCTACATTCTCTACGAGGCCTACAAGCGGTTGTTCGAGACGCAGGAGATCGCCTCGCTCGGCATGCTGGCCATCGCTGTTGTCGGCCTGCTGGTCAACCTGACGTCGATGCGACTGCTCACCAGCCACAAGGACAAGAGCCTCAACGTCAAGGGCGCCTATCTGGAAGTCTGGGCCGACATGCTGGGTTCGGTCGGCGTCATTGCCGGCGCGATCATCATCTGGCTGACCGGCTGGCAATGGGTGGATTCGCTGATCGCCGTCGGCATCGGCTTCATGGTCTTCCCGCGCACCTGGGTGCTGCTCAAGGAATGCGTCAACATCCTGCTCGAAGGCGTGCCGCCGGGCATGAAACTGTCGGAGGTCGAGGCTGCGATCGCCGGAACTCCTGGCGTCGCCTCGGTGCATGACCTGCATCTGTGGGCGATCACCCAGAGCAAGGTTTCGCTGACCGCGCATGCTGTGCTGGGCGAGGGCGCGGACGCCGAGACCGTTCGCCGGGCGGCTGAAACGGTGCTGCGCGAAAAGTTCGATCTGCACCACACCACGCTGCAGATGGAGCGCGAGACCTGTTCGCCGCTCGAGGCCATTCATTAGAGCGCCGCGCGTCCAATTGGACGCGCAAAGGACGCTCTAACGCTTTGAATCTGCTGCATCGTGCCTGCCGAAAATCGAATCCGATTTTCTGGCCGATGCAGTATGCCATGCGGCATTTTGGCATCGGCGCTTGCTCCTCTAGTCACTAGAGCATCTATCTTTGGTCCATGGCGCCGGCTTCGGTGTCTTAACGGATCAAGGAGGCCGATATGAGTTGGCACGGTTCCAGACAGAACAAGCACGGCGGTGGTTACGGAAATGGCGGCCATGGCAGTGGCGGGCATGGTTCGGGTTCGGGATGGGGGCGTTCCGGGCATGATCGTCGGGAAAACTTTCGTGACGAGCAGCCACCAGCAGGCAATCAACCGCCGAGAGGCGAGCGGCCAACACGGACGATCGACATGATGCCCGCCGGAGCGGTGTCGAGCATCCCGGCCATGTCCAAATTCGCCATCGTTGCAGCCATCGGCATCTTCCTGGCCTGGACGCTCTTGGCGGTCGCGGCCTATGGCCTGGTTGACGTGCTGGGCGGCTGGCTGTCCACCAACAGCGGTGTTCTGCTGCAGGGTGGCAAGGATGTGGCCGGCGCGGTCGGTGTCGGCAAGGAACTGGTCGACAAGGTCGATGTGCAGGGCACGGCGTCGCTCGTGCAGCAGGTCCTGGCGGGAGCATTGGTCATCGCCCGGCCGGCGATCGTCGCGTTATGGCTGCTCGGCGCGCTGGCGATTGTCGCCGCACCGTTCGCGCTTCGGCGGATGGGCTTGTTGCGACGCTCCGGCCACTGATCCCGGCTGCGTTTAGCCGAGATCCTTCGGTCGCAGGAAATGGGTGAGGGTGGCAGCGCCGGAGTCGAGCCTTGCCCAGTCGCCATCATATTCGAAAAGCGCCAGGGCGCCGGTCGGGAATTTCTCGCTCAAGGCTTTCGCCAGCTTGCGGTGCGACGTGTCGGCGATGAGGCTTCCAGCCAGGGTTTCAAGGCCGGGATTGTGGCCGACCACCATCAGCGTCTCGTCGGCTTCGTTATTGTTGCGTATTTCGGCCAGGATCGCATCAGCCGGCGCCTCGTAGAGCGCGTGCGAGAAACTTGCCTCGGGTCGTGAGGTCCATTCACCGGAGACCAGGCGCCAGGTTTCGAGGGTGCGCTCCGCCGACGAGACCAGGGCGCGGTCGGGCAGCCAGTTGCGCTGCGCGATGGTGCGCCCCATCAGCAATGCTGCCTCGATGCCGCGCGGCGCCAGCGGGCGCTCGACATCGGCGAGATCGGGATTGTCCCAGCTCGACTTGGCGTGGCGCAGCAGAAGAAGCCGTTTCATGACATGATCCTTGCGAGTGTGGTCAGACACAAACCACAGCGATATGTCGGCGGCGTGTCGGCCTTAAGGCGTGATGCGCGCCAGATGCTCCAGATCGACCTCGGCACGCAGCGGATTGGGCGCGGCGACCACGGTGCCTGACAGCGTATCGTTTTCGGCAAGGCCGGTAAACACGGTGCGGCCTTCCGCCATGCGCGCCTTGCCTTCCGCGACGAGCTTCAGCGCCATCGGGTAGATGTGGTGCTCGGCTTTCAGCACGCGCGCGGCAAGTGCGTCTTCGCTGTCGCCGAGCAAGACGGGCACTGCGGCCTGCGCGATGATCGGTCCTTCGTCCATGGCCGGCGTGACGAAATGCACGGTGCAGCCATGGATGCGCATTCCGGTTTCCAGCGCGCGCCGATGCGTGTCCAGGCCCTTGAAGGCGGGCAGCAGCGCGGGGTGGATGTTGATCATCCGGCCCTGCCATTTCTCGACGAACGGCGTGGTGAGCAGGCGCATATAGCCGGCCAGCGCCACCAGTTCGGTGCCGAGACCGGCAAGGGCGGCGTCGATCGCGGCGTCATGCGCTTCCTTGCTAGCATGGTCGGCGCGGGGAATGACCTGCGCCGGAATGCCACGCGCGATGGCAAGGCCAATGCCGGCGGCGTCCGACCTGTCGGAGATGACGCCGACGATCTCGGCCGGGAAGTCGGGATTGGCGGCAGCGGCGATCAGCGCGGTCATGTTGGAGCCGCGGCCGGAAATGAGGATCGCGGTGCGCTTGCGTTGTGGTCTCATAGGCCGATCGTTCCCCGATAAAGCACGCCGCTGTCGCGGCGCGGCACGATGCGGCCGATCGGCGTCACCGTCTCGCCGGCCTCCTGCAAAACGGCGGCGACTTGCGCTGCCTGGCCCGAGGCCACCACCACGACCATGCCGATGCCGCAGTTGAAGGTGCGCATCATCTCGTGCGGCGCGACGCCGCCCGTCTTGGCCAGCCACGAGAAGACCGGCGGCACGTCGATGGCGTCGAGGTCGAGCTCGGCTGAAAATTCCTTGGGCAGCACGCGCGGGATGTTGTCGGGAAAACCGCCGCCGGTGATGTGCGCCAGCGCCTTGATGCCATGCGTGTTGCGGATCGCCCTGAGGATCGACTTCACATAGATGCGGGTCGGCTCGAGCAGGGCCTCGGCCAGCGTCATGCCGGGCGCGAATGGTGCCTTTGCATCCCAGGCGAGGCCGCTCGCGGCGACGATGCGGCGGATCAGCGAATAGCCGTTGGAATGCGGCCCGGACGAGGCAAGCCCAAGCAGGACATCGCCCTCGACGATGTCGTTGGTCGGCAGCAGTTGACCACGCTCAGCCGCGCCGACGGCGAAACCCGCGAGGTCGTAGTCCTTTTCCTGGTACATGCCGGGCATTTCGGCGGTTTCGCCGCCGATCAGCGCGCAGCCGGCCTGGCGGCAGCCTTCGGCGATGCCGCTGACAATGGCTACGCCGTGATCCGGGTCGAGCTTTCCGGTGGCGAAATAATCGAGGAAGAACAGCGGTTCGGCGCCCTGCACGACGAGGTCGTTGACGCACATGGCGACGAGGTCGATGCCGATCGTGTCATGCTTCCCGGCGTCGATGGCGATTTTCAGCTTGGTGCCGACGCCGTCATTGGCGGCCACCAGAACCGGGTCCGAGAAGCCCGCGGCCTTGAGGTCGAACAGGCCGCCGAAGCCGCCGATCTCGCCGTCGGCGCCCGGGCGGCGGGTTGCCCGCACCAGCGGCTTGATCTTTTCCACCATCAGGTTGCCGGCGTCGATGTCGACGCCTGCATCGGCATAGGTAAGCCCGTTGGTTCGTTCGTTCATCGCTGTTCCCTGCTTGCGGGACGGTCCGGCGGGATCGACCGGCACCACCTTACCGCGTCACGCGGCTCTTCGCACGAACCGTCCGCCCCCGCAACCGCAAGAGGGCGGCAGGCGCGGTCGCCCGAGACAAATCCGTGGATAGCGCGGCTTGGTGCGCTGGTCTCTTGCGGTTCGGGTCGCCTTCGCTCATGTATCGCAGAGAACAAAGACGGGTCGCCTGTTGGTAATCACAATTCCCAACCTGATCTCCATCCTCCGCCTGCTCTTGGTGCCGGGCGTGGTGCTGGCCATGCTGCAAGCGCGCTGGGACTGGGCTTTCGCCGGCTTCGTGGTCGCCGGCATATCGGACGGCGTCGATGGTTTCATTGCCCGCCAGTTCAACCAGCGCTCACGGCTCGGCGCCTATCTCGACCCGATGGCGGACAAGCTTTTGCTGGTTTCCGTCTTCGTCGTCCTCGGCCTGGTCAACCAACTGCCGCTATGGCTGGTCGTGGCGGTGGTTTCCCGCGACGGGCTGATCATCTGCGCGGTGGTGCTGTCGTCGGTGATGGGCCATCCGGTCGAAATGAAGCCCCTGCTGGTTTCCAAGGCAAACACCGCAATCCAGATCATCCTGGCGGCGGAGGTGCTGGCCGAACTCACCTTCGGCATGCATCTCGATCCGCTTCGCTCGGCCCTGATAATCCTGTCCGGGCTCTTGACCGTGGCTTCGGCCGCAGCCTATCTCGTGGCTTGGCTGAGGCATATGAGCGGTAATGGCGAAGGCAACACTTCCGGAACCTGAACACGACGCGGCCGAGGCCCTGGCCGCCGCCGCATTCCGTCGGCAACTGCGCTTCTGGCTAATCAGCGCCATTGGCTTGATCGGTTTCCTCTATCTGTTCAGCGATATCCTGCTGCCTTTCGTGGCCGGCATGGTGCTTGCCTATTTCCTGGATCCCGTCGCCGATCGGCTCGAACGGCTTGGGCTGTCGCGTGTCATGGCGACGGTGGTGATCCTGATTGGCTTCATCGTCACCCTGGTTCTGGCCTTCGTGATCCTGGTGCCGGTGCTCGCCTCGCAGATGGCGGGTTTTGCCGCCAAGCTGCCCGAATATCTGACCCGCCTGCAGACGCTGGTCACCAGCTTCGATCCGAAATGGCTGGAACAGAAATTCGGCGTCGACGCAGCAGGGCTGAGGGAAGGGCTGAATTCGGCGCTGACCTCCGGCCTCGGCCTGCTGACCACCGTGTTCCAGTCGCTGTGGAATTCCGGCAAGGCGCTGGTTTCGGTGGTGTCGCTGTTCGTGATCACACCTGTGGTCGCCTTCTACATGCTGCTCGACTGGGACCGCATGGTCGGGACCGTCGACAAATGGGTGCCGCGCGATCATGTCGAGACGGTGCGCCAGATCGCCACCGACATTAACACGGCCACCGCCGGTTTCGTGCGCGGGCAGGGCACGCTCTGCCTTGTACTCGGCGCGATGTATGCGATCGGGCTGACGCTGACCGGCCTCAATTTCGGTATCCTGATCGGCCTGTTCGCCGGCCTGATCTCCTTCATTCCCTATGTCGGTTCGCTGACCGGCCTTGTTCTGGCGCTGGGCGTGGCGCTCGTCCAGTTCTGGCCGGATTGGGCGATGATCGTCGCCGTTGCCGGCGTCTTCTTCGTCGGACAGTTCATCGAGGGCAACATCTTGTCGCCGAAGCTGGTCGGCAAGAGCGTTGGGCTCCATCCGGTGTGGCTGATGTTCGCGCTGTTCGCCTTCGGCGCGCTGTTCGGCTTTGTCGGCCTGCTGATCGCGGTGCCTGCGGCTGCCGCCATCGCCGTGCTCGTCCGCTTCGCCATCTCCCGCTATCTCGAATCGCCGCTCTACAAGGGGCACGGTATCGAGCCACCACCTCTGGCCAGCCGGCGCGACAAGGCGCGGCGCGGATAAACCAGCCCATGGAACGGCCACGACAGATTCCGCTCGATCTCGGGCACGGCACCGCCTATTCGCGTGACGATCTGGTGGTTTCCAGCTCCAATGCGGAAGCCGCCGCGCTGGTCGACCGCTGGCCGGACTGGCCTGCGCCGGTCGTCGTGCTGGCCGGACCCGCCGGCTCGGGCAAGACGCATCTGGCAGCGATCTGGCGCGAGATGGCCGATGCACGGGTTGTCGAAGCCGGGCAGGTCGAAGCGGCCGCGGCGACATTCGATGGCCGGCCGGTGCTGGTCGACGACATTGACACCGGTACGCTGGACCAGGAAGGGCTGTTCCATCTCATCAATGCGGTGCGCGGCGGCGGTTCGCAATTATTGCTCACCGCCCGGCGCTTTCCCGCCGCCTGGGGCGCGACGCTGCCGGATCTCGTATCCCGGCTGAAGGCGGCTGCGACCGTCGAAATCCACGAGCCGGACGACGTACTGCTCGCCGGCGTCATCACCAAGCTGTTCGCCGACCGTCAGGTCGAGGTCGAGCCGCACGTCGTGCAATATCTGGTCCGGCGCATCGAACGGTCGCTCGCCACCGCCATGCGTGTGGTCGAGCGTCTCGACCGGCTGGCGCTCGAGGAAAAGGCGCGCATCACACGCAGCATGGCGGCCGATGCCGTCAACGCGCTTGACGAGGGGCAGGGCGAGTTCGAGTTGTGAGCGTGCGTTTCCTTCTCCCCTTGTGGGAGAAGGTGGCTGAGCCGAAGGCGAGGTCGGATGAGGGGTGCTGGACGGAGTGCGGCCTCGCGGGATGTCGGGTGTTCTTAAGCCAATGCGCTGGCTCTGAAACGTCTCATTTCTTCCAGCACCCCTCATCCGTCTCGGCGCTGCGCGCCGAGCCACCTTCTCCCACAAGGGGAGAAGGAGCAGGCACCAGTCAGCCAGCCTCCACTCTATTTCCGCTCTCCGGATCGAAGATGTGCTGGACGGCCGGTTCGACGGCAAGGCGAACCGTCTGGCCTGGCGCCAGCCCGGGGCGGCCGATGGCGTAGATGCGCAACTGCTCGCCGGCCACCCGCACGTAATATTGCGTCGACATGCCGAGCGGTTCCACGACTTCGACTTCGGCCTTGAGCGGGCCGTCGTCGACGATCCGGATATCCTCCGGCCGCACACCGAGCGTCAGCGAAGCTCCTTCTTGCAGCGGCAGCCCGTCGGGCAGGCGAAGCTTCTGGCCGTCGGTGAACAAGGCCTGGCCGATGTTCTGCCTGACCATCGTCGCCTGCAGGAAATTCATCGCCGGCGAGCCGATGAAGCCGGCGACGAAGATGTTGGCAGGCTTGTCGTAGAGTTCCAGCGGCGCGCCAACCTGCTGCACATTGCCATTGTGCATGACGACGATGCGGTCGGCCATGGTCATGGCCTCGGTCTGGTCGTGGGTGACGTAGATCGAGGTGGTCTTAAGCTGCTGGTGCAACGCCTTGATTTCAGTACGCATATGGGTGCGCAGCTTGGCATCCAGATTGGACAGCGGCTCGTCGAACAGGAACACCTGCGGATCGCGCACGATGGCGCGGCCCATGGCGACACGCTGGCGCTGGCCGCCGGAGAGCTGGCGGGGCAGGCGCTCCAGCAAGGGTTCCAGCCCCAGTCGCTTGGCAGCTCCATCGACCCGCGTCTCGATCGAGGTCTTGTCGGCCTTCCGAAGCATGAGGCTAAAACCCATGTTGGAAGAAACGTTCATATGCGGATAAAGCGCATAGGACTGGAACACCATGGCGATGTCGCGGTCTTTCGGCGCGACGTCGTTGACGACACGCTCGCCGATGCGGATGTCGCCGCCCGAAACCTCCTCCAGGCCGGCGATCATGCGCAAAAGGGTGGATTTGCCACAACCCGACGGGCCGACCAGCACGACGAACTCACCGTCCGCGATCTTGAGATCGACCTCGTTGAGCACGCGCACGACGCCATAGTCCTTCTTGACCTTTTCCAGCGTGACGGAAGCCATGAATTACCCCTTGACCGCACCGGCGGTGAGCCCGGTGACGAGATAGCGTTGCAGGAAGGCGAAGAAGATGCAGACCGGGATCAGCGCCAGCACCGAAGCGGCCATCATCTGACCCCAGTCGACCGCGAACTTGCCGATATAGGTGAGCAGGCCGACGGCGAAGGTCTTCTTGTCATCGCTCGAGATCAGCATCAGCGCGAACAGGAGTTCGCTCCAGGCTGCGGTGAAGACGAAACCCAGCGTCGCGCCCATGCCGGGCAAGGTCAGCGGCACGATCACCCTGCGCATCGCCTGGGCGCGCGTGCAGCCATCGATCATGGCGGCCTCTTCGAGGTCCTTCGGAATGCCATCGAAGAACGATTGCATCAGGAAGGTGGCGAAAGCGGTGTTGAAGGCCGTGTAGATGATGATCAGGCCGGTCAGGCTGTTGATCAGCCCGATCTGGCCCATCATGCGGTAGATCGGCGGGATGACCATGACCAGCGGAAAGGTCTGCGTCAGCAACAGCATGATGGCGAGCGCCGCCTTGCCGCGGAAGGTGAAGCGCGACATGGCGTAGCCGGCCAGCGTGGCGATGACGGTGACCAGTGCCGCCGTCGACACGGAGACGATGACGCTGTTCATGAAATAGCGCGGAAAGTCGGTGGCGGAGAGCACGGTCGAGAAGTTCGCGAAGGTCGTTCGCGACGGCCACAGCGTGATGCCCTCCGAATAGAGCAGCGAGGTCGGCGTGACCGAGATTTTCAGCGTCCAGTAGATCGGAAACAGCGCGAACAGCACATAGGCGGCGATCGCGACATAGAGGCCGATGCCGCCGATCAAGCGCGAGGATTGGGTTTGTCCGGCAATCATCAGACATGCCTCACTAATGTGCGACGGATGCCGATGAGCACGATCGCGTAGAGGATCAGGAGGACAAGCAGAAGCACGGCCATCGCCGAGGCGTAGCCCTTGTCCAGCGATTTGAAGGCGCTGACATAGATGTAGACCGGCATCGTCGCGGTCGAACCGGCCGGCCCGCCCTCGGTCATGACGAAGATGAGGTCGGCGAAGGTGGCGATCCAGATCGTGCGCAGCATCACCGTGATGGCAATCGTCGGCGCAAGGAAGGGCAGCGTCACCTTGGTGAAGCGTTGCCAGGGCGTGGCGCCGTCGATGGCCGCCGCCTCATGCAGTTCCGAAGGGATCGATTTCAGCGCCGCCAGCAAGGTGATGGCGAAAAACGGGATGCCGAACCAGACATTGGCGATGATCGGCCCCCACATGGCGGTTGCCGGGTCGGACAGAATGTTCGTCGGCTCCGCCTTCAGCCCCAGCGCGTAGAGCCAGTGCGGCACGGGTCCGATGATCGGGTTGAACAGCCAGGCCCAGGTGAGGCCGGAAAGGAAGGAAGGCACCGCCCAGGGCAGGAACACCAGCGCCTGGACAACGCGGCGGCCGGCGAAGGGCTTGTCGAGCAACAGCGCCAGGCCCAGTCCGAGGAAAAACTGGAAGAACAGGCTGGCGATGGTCCACCAGGCGGTGTTGACCAGGGCCTCGCGCAGCAGCGGGTCGGTCAGCATGGCCTGGTATTGGCCGAGCCCGACATACTCCGATTTGAAGGCGGAGAATTTTCGGAACGAATAGCTGATGCCGATGATCAGCGGCACCAAAAGCACCGTCACCAAAAGCACGATGGCAGGGCTGAGATAGAGCCACGGCTCGAACGACGCAAAGGACAGGCCCTTGCGGCGCGGCGGTGCGATGTCGATGGCGACGGTCATGAAAACACTCAGCGTTTGGCGAAACCAATGCGTGCGGCGGTCTCTCCCCGTTTATGGGGGAGAGATGTCCGGCAGGGCAGCGAGGGGCGGAGCGAACCCGGGAGAGTTTGGCGCTGCCGCCCCTCATCCGGCCCTTCGGGCCGTTCTGCGGGCCTCCCCACGGATGGGGAGAAGGACCAAGAGCTTACTTCTTGTTCTTGGCCATCCAGTCCTGCTGTTCCTTGGTCATGTAGGCCGCCCATTCGTCAGCCACTTCCTTGGCCGGACGCTTGCCGAGCAGCACTTCCTGGAAGCCCTTGATCGCGATCTGGTCGACGAAGTTGCCGAGGTTCTCCAGATGGGTCGGTGGGGTGACGAACTCATACTTGTCGCCGCCATTCAGTTCCTCGAACCAGCCCTTGAACTGCTCGGTCTTGAAATAGGCGTCCTGTTCGGCGCCGTTGTGGATCGGCAGTACGCCGACCATCTTGGCCCAATCGATATTGCCCTTCGGCGAGAGCAAGGTTTCCATCAGCTTCCAGGACTGGTCC
The genomic region above belongs to Mesorhizobium terrae and contains:
- a CDS encoding glutathione S-transferase family protein, translating into MKPISEPIFTSGFPLGSSAGLVAAFEWLGQPYRLTRVDMLGEMREAPYKRLNGRVETPVLITDEGRVLTETMAIALWLEARDTERRISFEPGTPEADRMHQYIAFLNTGFTGAFFSMWVALEADDASEEERETLRKFGRSFVAKRHEQLEAMIGDSPYLLGDKPTLADAVFAGVARWVEFHKAIDPRDYPRILALRQRIEADPAFRFAVAIEDGKPAIGSGAMKGLVPLEDVLRDTGAALAA
- a CDS encoding LysR family transcriptional regulator is translated as MLNLNDLQFFTQAVDSGGFASAARRLGFPKSTISKRVAALEATLGVQLIHRTSRNFTLTDVGRDVYDHARAAMIEAEAAEAVVHRRLAEPSGIVRITTSVPTAQFRLAPRLPLLARQYPKLRVQLHVTDRFVDLVQDGFDIAVRSHFGPLPDSDLVHRRMGKEKITLVAAPSYIAERGEPATPEALSDHEGLFNNMTIKAWRLSDAEGRTVEVTPQPRLYADESVPLLMAAEAGLGVVCLPEMISAQARRQGRLVRVLPGWTAGSVITSILTPQKRGQLPAVRAVIDFLLQKETVDTYAAGWMHG
- a CDS encoding cation diffusion facilitator family transporter, whose protein sequence is MSGDHQHGDLETTPASRLWMALGLTGTFLIVEIVGGIVTGSLALISDAMHMLTDAMALAIALLAIRIGRRQADLLRTYGYARFEILAAAFNAMLLLAVAFYILYEAYKRLFETQEIASLGMLAIAVVGLLVNLTSMRLLTSHKDKSLNVKGAYLEVWADMLGSVGVIAGAIIIWLTGWQWVDSLIAVGIGFMVFPRTWVLLKECVNILLEGVPPGMKLSEVEAAIAGTPGVASVHDLHLWAITQSKVSLTAHAVLGEGADAETVRRAAETVLREKFDLHHTTLQMERETCSPLEAIH
- a CDS encoding SixA phosphatase family protein, with amino-acid sequence MKRLLLLRHAKSSWDNPDLADVERPLAPRGIEAALLMGRTIAQRNWLPDRALVSSAERTLETWRLVSGEWTSRPEASFSHALYEAPADAILAEIRNNNEADETLMVVGHNPGLETLAGSLIADTSHRKLAKALSEKFPTGALALFEYDGDWARLDSGAATLTHFLRPKDLG
- the purN gene encoding phosphoribosylglycinamide formyltransferase, encoding MRPQRKRTAILISGRGSNMTALIAAAANPDFPAEIVGVISDRSDAAGIGLAIARGIPAQVIPRADHASKEAHDAAIDAALAGLGTELVALAGYMRLLTTPFVEKWQGRMINIHPALLPAFKGLDTHRRALETGMRIHGCTVHFVTPAMDEGPIIAQAAVPVLLGDSEDALAARVLKAEHHIYPMALKLVAEGKARMAEGRTVFTGLAENDTLSGTVVAAPNPLRAEVDLEHLARITP
- the purM gene encoding phosphoribosylformylglycinamidine cyclo-ligase, translating into MNERTNGLTYADAGVDIDAGNLMVEKIKPLVRATRRPGADGEIGGFGGLFDLKAAGFSDPVLVAANDGVGTKLKIAIDAGKHDTIGIDLVAMCVNDLVVQGAEPLFFLDYFATGKLDPDHGVAIVSGIAEGCRQAGCALIGGETAEMPGMYQEKDYDLAGFAVGAAERGQLLPTNDIVEGDVLLGLASSGPHSNGYSLIRRIVAASGLAWDAKAPFAPGMTLAEALLEPTRIYVKSILRAIRNTHGIKALAHITGGGFPDNIPRVLPKEFSAELDLDAIDVPPVFSWLAKTGGVAPHEMMRTFNCGIGMVVVVASGQAAQVAAVLQEAGETVTPIGRIVPRRDSGVLYRGTIGL
- a CDS encoding CDP-alcohol phosphatidyltransferase family protein translates to MTIPNLISILRLLLVPGVVLAMLQARWDWAFAGFVVAGISDGVDGFIARQFNQRSRLGAYLDPMADKLLLVSVFVVLGLVNQLPLWLVVAVVSRDGLIICAVVLSSVMGHPVEMKPLLVSKANTAIQIILAAEVLAELTFGMHLDPLRSALIILSGLLTVASAAAYLVAWLRHMSGNGEGNTSGT
- a CDS encoding AI-2E family transporter, which gives rise to MAKATLPEPEHDAAEALAAAAFRRQLRFWLISAIGLIGFLYLFSDILLPFVAGMVLAYFLDPVADRLERLGLSRVMATVVILIGFIVTLVLAFVILVPVLASQMAGFAAKLPEYLTRLQTLVTSFDPKWLEQKFGVDAAGLREGLNSALTSGLGLLTTVFQSLWNSGKALVSVVSLFVITPVVAFYMLLDWDRMVGTVDKWVPRDHVETVRQIATDINTATAGFVRGQGTLCLVLGAMYAIGLTLTGLNFGILIGLFAGLISFIPYVGSLTGLVLALGVALVQFWPDWAMIVAVAGVFFVGQFIEGNILSPKLVGKSVGLHPVWLMFALFAFGALFGFVGLLIAVPAAAAIAVLVRFAISRYLESPLYKGHGIEPPPLASRRDKARRG